A stretch of the Acyrthosiphon pisum isolate AL4f chromosome A2, pea_aphid_22Mar2018_4r6ur, whole genome shotgun sequence genome encodes the following:
- the LOC100165658 gene encoding E3 SUMO-protein ligase PIAS2 isoform X2 yields MMNNHDEGYKNMLASFRTNDLQTLLGAFGRNKAGRKSELKDRALELLRTRPTGFNHAAYVAKIYEIYRSMQTDMPNNNDIMMRSLLQTQQRQMMTMGQIQAPQQRMYQQPPQYPQQPMHMTRAGLPQVMPQIQRGIYSNSIGANTMANNNIQYISGSYQPSGPRSITSSHLSSSQQMTVSDPLGYDMKGLPVGNNSYTPSPEAVALIKFKKLPFYEVIDEVHKPIFLAGTDRCTLQNFPRGMKESQFKLFLSAENINMVAMNRDVSPGKNEYIYQFQIRISQLVEPMSNEVTDFMPLGLHIRLGVKACPLPPTAPNTRPGAESRRSPRPINCTQLVKLSPITPNMIYVNWTPDGKNYVMAMYLVKRLTSETLIQRLQDKGGRSSEETKNYIIKKLADVDPDLATTSYRFSLVCPLGKMRMKIPAKSIHCDHLQCFDASTFILMNEKKPTWMCPTCNKPCLYDDIQIENYFLEVVSSPTLKDCSKEIEILADGTWIVYEENKETKTTNSTPDAKLKPIDSVDLDSDEEKSVDMKVEHNPETVKRQENENLNFVDLTLSDSEEEPPKEKDKQENEAQAADAIQPVAVVDLKPQAQVQPQQAVTSSEQGVVIEIDSPSPPSSPIPTTEAS; encoded by the exons ATGATGAACAACCATGATGaaggttataaaaatatgctgGCTAGTTTCCGGACTAACGACTTGCAAACATTATTGGGAGCTTTTGGTCGAAATAAAGCAGGACGAAAATCTGAATTAAAAGATCGGGCACTTGAATTATTAAGAACTAGACCAACTGGCTTTAACCATGCGGCATATGTagcaaaaatatatgaaatatatcgTTCCATGCAAACAGATAtgcctaataataatgatattatgatgcgCAGCTTATTACAAACCCAACAGAGACAAATGATGACCATGGGGCAGATACAGGCTCCACAACAAAGAATGTACCAACAACCACCACAATATCCTCAACAGCCAATGCATATGACCCGAGCTGGATTACCACAGGTTATGCCCCAAATTCAAAGAGGGATTTATAGTAATTCAATTGGAGCAAATACTATGGCTAACAATAACATTCAATATATATCAGGCAGTTATCAGCCTTCTGGACCTCGTTCTATTACGTCATCTCATTTGTCCTCAAGTCAACAAATGACTGTGTCAGATCCATTGGGATATGATATGAAAGGATTGCCAGTTGGAAATAATTCTTATACTCCATCTCCTGAAGCTGTAGCCCTAATCAAGTTCAAAAAGTTACCATTTTACGAGGTAATTGACGAAGTTCATAAGCCGATTTTTCTAGCTGGCACAGACAGATGTACATTACAAAACTTTCCTAGAG GTATGAAAGAATCGcaattcaaactttttttgtCAGCCGAGAACATCAATATGGTTGCCATGAATCGTGATGTTTCCCCAGGAAAAAATGAGTATATTTATCAGTTCCAGATTCGGATTAGTCAGTTAGTGGAACCTATGAGTAATGAGGTAACAGATTTTATGCCTCTTGGACTACACATTCGGCTTGGTGTGAAAGCGTGTCCATTACCACCTACTGCTCCTAATACTCGGCCAGGAGCTGAATCTCGACGATCTCCAAGACCTATAAATTGCACTCAACTTGTCAAACTTTCTCCAATCACTCCCAACATGATCTATGTAAATTGGACTCCTGAtggaaaaaattatgttatggcTATGTATCTTGTAAAAAGATTAACTTCAGAAACGTTGATACAAAGACTTCAGGATAAAGGAGGTAGGAGCTCAGAAGAGAccaaaaactatataattaaaaagttagcAGATGTGGATCCAGATTTGGCCACTACATCTTATCGATTTTCCTTGGTGTGTCCATTGGGTAAAATGAGAATGAAGATACCTGCAAAATCTATCCATTGTGATCATTTACAATGTTTTGATGCTagcacatttattttaatgaatgagAAAAAGCCAACATGGATGTGTCCAACCTGTAATAAACCTTGTTTGTATGATGATatacaaatagaaaattattttttggaagTTGTTTCAAGTCCAACACTCAAAGACTGCAGTaaggaaattgaaattttaGCTGATGGCACATGGATAGTTTATGAAGAAAATAAAGAGACAAAAACCACAAATAGTACTCCTGATGCAAAATTAAAACCTATTGATTCTGTGGATTTAGATAGCGATGAAGAAAAATCTGTTGATATGAAAGTAGAACATAACCCTGAAACTGTCAAACGCCAAGAAAATGAAAACTTGAACTTTGTCGATTTGACATTAAGTGACAGTGAAGAAGAACCACCAAAAGAAAAAGATAAACAGGAAAATGAGGCACAGGCCGCTGATGCTATACAACCAGTTGCTGTAGTTGATTTAAAACCACAAGCTCAAGTACAGCCGCAACAAGCTGTTACTAGTTCTGAGCAAGGAGTAGTAATTGAAATAGACAGTCCATCCCCTCCTTCAAGTCCTATCCCTACCACTGAAGCCtcctaa
- the LOC100165658 gene encoding E3 SUMO-protein ligase PIAS2 isoform X1 — protein sequence MAKKKSNIGRYTITNKARRKRLARKAATQMSPGCDRKKKIVTMMNNHDEGYKNMLASFRTNDLQTLLGAFGRNKAGRKSELKDRALELLRTRPTGFNHAAYVAKIYEIYRSMQTDMPNNNDIMMRSLLQTQQRQMMTMGQIQAPQQRMYQQPPQYPQQPMHMTRAGLPQVMPQIQRGIYSNSIGANTMANNNIQYISGSYQPSGPRSITSSHLSSSQQMTVSDPLGYDMKGLPVGNNSYTPSPEAVALIKFKKLPFYEVIDEVHKPIFLAGTDRCTLQNFPRGMKESQFKLFLSAENINMVAMNRDVSPGKNEYIYQFQIRISQLVEPMSNEVTDFMPLGLHIRLGVKACPLPPTAPNTRPGAESRRSPRPINCTQLVKLSPITPNMIYVNWTPDGKNYVMAMYLVKRLTSETLIQRLQDKGGRSSEETKNYIIKKLADVDPDLATTSYRFSLVCPLGKMRMKIPAKSIHCDHLQCFDASTFILMNEKKPTWMCPTCNKPCLYDDIQIENYFLEVVSSPTLKDCSKEIEILADGTWIVYEENKETKTTNSTPDAKLKPIDSVDLDSDEEKSVDMKVEHNPETVKRQENENLNFVDLTLSDSEEEPPKEKDKQENEAQAADAIQPVAVVDLKPQAQVQPQQAVTSSEQGVVIEIDSPSPPSSPIPTTEAS from the exons atggcaaaaaaaaaatcaaatattggtAGATATACTATTACTAATAAAGCTCGGAGGAAACGATTAGCCAGAAAAGCTGCTACCCAAATGTCACCGGGATgtgatcgtaaaaaaaaaatcg tgactATGATGAACAACCATGATGaaggttataaaaatatgctgGCTAGTTTCCGGACTAACGACTTGCAAACATTATTGGGAGCTTTTGGTCGAAATAAAGCAGGACGAAAATCTGAATTAAAAGATCGGGCACTTGAATTATTAAGAACTAGACCAACTGGCTTTAACCATGCGGCATATGTagcaaaaatatatgaaatatatcgTTCCATGCAAACAGATAtgcctaataataatgatattatgatgcgCAGCTTATTACAAACCCAACAGAGACAAATGATGACCATGGGGCAGATACAGGCTCCACAACAAAGAATGTACCAACAACCACCACAATATCCTCAACAGCCAATGCATATGACCCGAGCTGGATTACCACAGGTTATGCCCCAAATTCAAAGAGGGATTTATAGTAATTCAATTGGAGCAAATACTATGGCTAACAATAACATTCAATATATATCAGGCAGTTATCAGCCTTCTGGACCTCGTTCTATTACGTCATCTCATTTGTCCTCAAGTCAACAAATGACTGTGTCAGATCCATTGGGATATGATATGAAAGGATTGCCAGTTGGAAATAATTCTTATACTCCATCTCCTGAAGCTGTAGCCCTAATCAAGTTCAAAAAGTTACCATTTTACGAGGTAATTGACGAAGTTCATAAGCCGATTTTTCTAGCTGGCACAGACAGATGTACATTACAAAACTTTCCTAGAG GTATGAAAGAATCGcaattcaaactttttttgtCAGCCGAGAACATCAATATGGTTGCCATGAATCGTGATGTTTCCCCAGGAAAAAATGAGTATATTTATCAGTTCCAGATTCGGATTAGTCAGTTAGTGGAACCTATGAGTAATGAGGTAACAGATTTTATGCCTCTTGGACTACACATTCGGCTTGGTGTGAAAGCGTGTCCATTACCACCTACTGCTCCTAATACTCGGCCAGGAGCTGAATCTCGACGATCTCCAAGACCTATAAATTGCACTCAACTTGTCAAACTTTCTCCAATCACTCCCAACATGATCTATGTAAATTGGACTCCTGAtggaaaaaattatgttatggcTATGTATCTTGTAAAAAGATTAACTTCAGAAACGTTGATACAAAGACTTCAGGATAAAGGAGGTAGGAGCTCAGAAGAGAccaaaaactatataattaaaaagttagcAGATGTGGATCCAGATTTGGCCACTACATCTTATCGATTTTCCTTGGTGTGTCCATTGGGTAAAATGAGAATGAAGATACCTGCAAAATCTATCCATTGTGATCATTTACAATGTTTTGATGCTagcacatttattttaatgaatgagAAAAAGCCAACATGGATGTGTCCAACCTGTAATAAACCTTGTTTGTATGATGATatacaaatagaaaattattttttggaagTTGTTTCAAGTCCAACACTCAAAGACTGCAGTaaggaaattgaaattttaGCTGATGGCACATGGATAGTTTATGAAGAAAATAAAGAGACAAAAACCACAAATAGTACTCCTGATGCAAAATTAAAACCTATTGATTCTGTGGATTTAGATAGCGATGAAGAAAAATCTGTTGATATGAAAGTAGAACATAACCCTGAAACTGTCAAACGCCAAGAAAATGAAAACTTGAACTTTGTCGATTTGACATTAAGTGACAGTGAAGAAGAACCACCAAAAGAAAAAGATAAACAGGAAAATGAGGCACAGGCCGCTGATGCTATACAACCAGTTGCTGTAGTTGATTTAAAACCACAAGCTCAAGTACAGCCGCAACAAGCTGTTACTAGTTCTGAGCAAGGAGTAGTAATTGAAATAGACAGTCCATCCCCTCCTTCAAGTCCTATCCCTACCACTGAAGCCtcctaa